A part of Solicola gregarius genomic DNA contains:
- a CDS encoding nuclear transport factor 2 family protein, which translates to MTQTPDVAAVADAYAKAWNSRDVDAILALHADESTFHSHGRGAEVKGANGLRTAFDEVFELFPGFRAEIHRLLLGEGHWTLDWTLHFEPASGGERGFGAIDIVEIDEEGLVTRKDTYFDLASYRQAMAGTGS; encoded by the coding sequence GTGACGCAAACACCTGATGTGGCCGCTGTCGCGGATGCATATGCGAAGGCTTGGAATTCACGAGACGTCGACGCCATTCTCGCTCTGCATGCCGACGAGTCCACGTTCCATTCACACGGCCGGGGCGCAGAAGTGAAGGGCGCCAACGGTCTTCGGACGGCCTTCGATGAGGTCTTCGAGCTGTTCCCCGGATTCCGTGCTGAGATCCACCGGCTCCTCCTCGGCGAAGGCCACTGGACGCTCGACTGGACGCTGCACTTCGAACCGGCCTCCGGTGGCGAGCGCGGCTTTGGCGCCATCGACATTGTCGAGATCGACGAGGAGGGCTTGGTTACGCGCAAGGACACGTACTTCGACCTAGCGTCATATCGGCAGGCGATGGCAGGAACAGGATCATGA
- a CDS encoding cupin domain-containing protein, with the protein MAKPVDRSTAEHYVWGGVSDGWRLLDRDDLSVIEECVPPGGAEEWHVHAVARQFFVLLDGSAVVQTTTGDLPLRAGQGVEIAPGLAHRFTNPGAEDVRFLVISSPTTRGDRQPSAAPPLR; encoded by the coding sequence ATGGCCAAACCTGTCGACCGCAGCACCGCAGAACACTACGTGTGGGGCGGGGTGAGTGACGGTTGGCGGCTGCTCGACCGCGACGACCTCTCCGTGATCGAGGAGTGCGTGCCACCGGGCGGAGCTGAGGAGTGGCACGTGCACGCCGTAGCGCGGCAGTTCTTCGTGCTGTTGGACGGATCCGCTGTGGTGCAGACGACGACGGGTGATCTGCCGCTGCGGGCGGGGCAGGGCGTCGAGATCGCGCCGGGGCTGGCGCACCGCTTCACGAATCCCGGTGCCGAGGATGTGCGCTTCCTCGTGATCAGCTCGCCGACGACGCGCGGCGACCGGCAGCCATCTGCGGCGCCCCCGCTCAGGTAG
- a CDS encoding 2-hydroxyacid dehydrogenase, with translation MYGGRGAPSQEDLRHGATGAIAIISTVNETIDSAVMDAAGPGLRIVANCAVGYDNVDLAAANERDVLVSNTPGVLDKATADVAFGLLLATARRIVEADHHIRTHPDWHWGPREFLGRDLSAGTTLGIVGMGRIGFEMARSATAFDMRVLAYDPRPLDRRSVDLGVVAADLETVLASSDAITLHCPLTPQTRHLMNERTLALMKQGAVLVNTARGPLVDEAALHRVLVSGQLSGAGLDVFEDEPRIYPGLVELANVVLLPHIASAGDHTRGAMALLAIDNVRHCLEGRPLPTPVGCVPDQR, from the coding sequence GTGTATGGCGGCCGTGGCGCGCCCAGTCAGGAGGACCTGCGACACGGGGCCACTGGGGCGATCGCGATCATCTCGACGGTCAACGAGACGATCGACAGCGCCGTGATGGACGCAGCTGGTCCCGGTCTGCGCATTGTCGCCAATTGTGCTGTGGGATACGACAACGTCGATCTCGCCGCTGCCAACGAGCGGGATGTCCTTGTCTCGAACACCCCCGGTGTCCTGGATAAGGCGACGGCGGACGTTGCGTTCGGTCTGCTCCTCGCGACGGCGAGGCGCATCGTAGAAGCCGACCACCACATCAGGACGCATCCGGACTGGCACTGGGGACCACGGGAGTTTCTTGGGCGCGACCTCAGCGCGGGAACCACGCTGGGCATCGTCGGGATGGGAAGGATCGGTTTCGAGATGGCGCGTAGCGCCACCGCGTTCGACATGCGCGTGCTCGCGTACGATCCCAGACCGTTGGATCGGCGATCGGTTGATCTGGGAGTGGTGGCGGCGGACCTCGAGACGGTGCTCGCGAGCAGCGACGCGATCACGCTGCACTGTCCCCTCACCCCTCAGACGCGACATCTCATGAATGAGCGGACCTTGGCACTCATGAAGCAGGGGGCGGTCCTGGTCAACACGGCGCGCGGTCCGCTCGTCGACGAAGCGGCACTGCATCGTGTCCTCGTGTCAGGTCAGCTGTCGGGCGCCGGTCTCGACGTATTCGAGGACGAACCGCGCATCTACCCGGGCCTTGTCGAGCTCGCCAACGTCGTCCTGCTGCCGCACATTGCGAGTGCCGGTGACCACACCCGTGGAGCGATGGCCCTGCTCGCCATCGACAACGTGCGGCACTGCCTGGAGGGGCGACCGTTACCCACGCCGGTGGGATGCGTACCGGATCAGCGGTAG
- a CDS encoding mycothiol transferase, with protein sequence MSMFGRFLVMPHESGRTQRPYNQLRSSYSQGNLIAPIQQGKGRIMSADSWSRSTRYPDMWVDPEEDPRESEGELRGERAILVDYLRSYRLTFRMKCDDLDAAQMSKRPFGPSELSLLGLLRHLTDIERHWFRRVLEGQDISRHFRSEDGTDQAFNGALADVAVVAQAWELWEAEVTHAQQLVDSVDDLATVVEGDDPLEVREVLVHMIEEYARHCGHADLIREAIDGRVGQ encoded by the coding sequence ATGAGCATGTTCGGACGATTTCTCGTCATGCCACACGAGTCCGGCCGCACACAGCGGCCCTATAACCAGCTCCGATCCTCGTATTCGCAGGGAAATTTGATTGCTCCGATTCAGCAAGGAAAGGGACGCATCATGAGCGCCGACAGTTGGTCACGGTCAACCCGATACCCGGACATGTGGGTGGATCCCGAGGAGGACCCTCGCGAGTCCGAGGGCGAACTTCGGGGGGAAAGAGCCATCTTAGTCGACTATCTGAGGTCGTACCGATTGACGTTCCGTATGAAATGCGATGACCTCGACGCCGCCCAGATGTCGAAGAGGCCGTTCGGTCCGTCTGAGTTGTCCCTGCTGGGACTGCTGCGACATCTCACTGACATTGAGCGTCACTGGTTTCGGCGAGTGTTGGAAGGTCAAGACATATCGCGGCACTTTCGTTCCGAGGACGGCACTGATCAAGCGTTCAATGGAGCGCTGGCTGACGTAGCGGTCGTCGCTCAAGCATGGGAACTGTGGGAGGCTGAGGTGACCCATGCACAGCAACTCGTCGATTCCGTTGATGACCTAGCAACAGTCGTAGAGGGCGACGACCCTTTGGAAGTGCGCGAAGTGCTGGTTCACATGATCGAGGAGTACGCACGCCACTGCGGGCACGCTGACCTCATCCGCGAGGCAATAGACGGCCGCGTCGGTCAGTAG
- a CDS encoding TetR/AcrR family transcriptional regulator, with protein MEQTTTKTTPCQRERLLVAGQQLFYARGVSVRVGALLKEANVARRSLYEHFGGKDGLVAAVLRRAADEDLGWYEVALADAAEPRARLLGLLDRRDELVSNADFRGCRYFATDLGIADPHKSGTCGDQGVPAAPPRTSRA; from the coding sequence ATGGAGCAGACGACCACGAAGACCACCCCCTGCCAGCGGGAACGACTTCTTGTGGCCGGTCAGCAACTCTTCTACGCGCGCGGCGTCTCGGTCAGAGTAGGCGCACTGCTCAAAGAGGCGAACGTTGCACGCAGGTCGCTGTACGAGCACTTCGGAGGCAAGGACGGACTGGTGGCAGCGGTTCTCCGCCGCGCGGCCGATGAGGATCTCGGATGGTACGAAGTCGCGTTGGCCGACGCCGCGGAACCTCGAGCGAGGCTTCTCGGACTGTTAGATCGGCGCGACGAACTCGTCTCGAACGCGGACTTCCGAGGCTGTCGGTACTTCGCCACCGACCTCGGCATCGCAGATCCTCACAAATCCGGCACATGCGGAGACCAAGGAGTTCCGGCGGCGCCTCCGCGAACTTCTCGTGCGTGA
- a CDS encoding GlxA family transcriptional regulator, with protein MTTPRKVVVVGYDGAELVDIACVTTAFGLASRLGAEPAYQVRLASSDGGDIRSEHGVILRSQTKLDVVGDFDTLIVSGGDGHQTAAADAQLIRQVRRLAHRARRVASVCTGATILAACGLLDGRRATTHWMYADELAERYPKVNVDSAPIFIRDGGISTSGGVTASLDLTLELVAEDHGAELARWVALGMVTYLQRPGNEAQMSIFTTAPRPDHVALRAAIDYAVANPGGDLSVAALAAHAGVSARHLTRLFREHLDEPPGASVRRIRLEIAARMAATTDQPISQVAHQCGFGSAESMRQAFVTRFGVSPRTFRKTQGMTQEVGRAPQPGPNATDRATALS; from the coding sequence ATGACGACTCCCCGGAAAGTTGTCGTCGTCGGATACGACGGCGCCGAGCTGGTCGACATCGCCTGCGTGACGACGGCGTTCGGGCTTGCCAGTCGGCTCGGAGCCGAACCGGCATACCAGGTCAGGCTCGCGAGCTCGGATGGCGGCGATATCCGGTCCGAGCACGGCGTCATACTTCGCTCGCAGACCAAGCTCGACGTCGTTGGCGATTTCGACACGCTTATCGTCTCCGGTGGAGACGGTCATCAGACGGCGGCCGCCGACGCGCAGCTGATCCGGCAGGTACGACGCCTCGCGCATCGAGCCCGACGGGTCGCCTCGGTGTGTACCGGAGCAACCATCCTGGCTGCCTGTGGGCTCCTGGACGGACGACGTGCGACGACACACTGGATGTACGCGGACGAGCTCGCCGAGCGGTATCCGAAGGTCAATGTCGACTCGGCGCCGATCTTCATTCGAGACGGCGGAATCTCGACGTCCGGAGGGGTGACCGCATCGCTCGACCTCACCCTGGAGCTCGTCGCCGAGGACCACGGTGCGGAGCTCGCGCGCTGGGTGGCGCTGGGCATGGTCACTTATCTGCAGCGACCCGGCAACGAGGCGCAGATGAGCATCTTCACCACGGCGCCTCGACCCGACCACGTAGCCCTACGGGCAGCCATAGATTACGCGGTCGCCAACCCGGGCGGCGACTTGAGTGTCGCGGCGCTTGCTGCGCACGCCGGCGTGAGCGCCCGGCACCTGACCCGACTGTTCCGCGAGCATCTCGACGAGCCGCCCGGGGCGTCCGTGCGCCGGATCCGTCTCGAGATCGCCGCGCGCATGGCTGCGACGACCGACCAGCCCATCTCGCAGGTCGCTCATCAATGTGGATTCGGCTCGGCCGAGAGCATGCGACAGGCGTTCGTCACCAGGTTCGGCGTCAGCCCCCGCACCTTCCGCAAGACGCAGGGCATGACTCAAGAAGTGGGCCGCGCCCCTCAACCTGGGCCCAATGCAACCGACAGGGCGACTGCCTTGTCGTAA
- a CDS encoding pyridoxal phosphate-dependent aminotransferase: MGEPTLDTPDEIVEACVASLRNGETHYVDQRGLPELRAALANQLQQRSGIAWRADQVLVTHGATSALAAVMLALIDPGDVVVIPQPAYSLYEDVVTLAGGVSRLVALSDDLHWDLKALEEAFVGARMMVFANPSNPTGMVHTAHELRTLAALAERSGVMVVADEAYDRIVFDGTKFTSVLGVTDLAEHALYVQTFSKTYAMTGWRLGYVAGPAELLKPVARVHATMNGSCNAFVQRAAMVACEMESSSLTAMAAEYERKRDVLIRQLAACRTLTVRRPEGAFYALVGYRHSYDSVWVSEQLLSRGVVVRAGSEYGPDGEGFIRLSFATSMERLETAVPIITDFFDRLPLQP, from the coding sequence ATGGGCGAGCCGACGCTGGACACTCCCGACGAGATCGTCGAGGCGTGCGTTGCGTCCCTGCGTAACGGCGAGACTCACTACGTCGACCAGCGAGGATTGCCCGAACTTCGGGCGGCACTGGCCAACCAGCTCCAACAGCGTTCCGGCATCGCGTGGCGAGCCGATCAAGTGCTCGTGACACACGGTGCCACCTCAGCACTCGCCGCGGTGATGCTCGCGCTGATCGATCCGGGCGATGTGGTTGTGATCCCGCAGCCGGCGTACTCCCTTTACGAGGACGTCGTGACTCTCGCCGGCGGAGTCTCACGGTTGGTCGCCCTCAGTGACGACCTGCACTGGGATCTGAAGGCTCTTGAGGAAGCCTTCGTCGGCGCGAGGATGATGGTGTTCGCCAATCCGAGCAACCCGACGGGGATGGTCCACACAGCGCACGAGCTCCGGACCCTGGCGGCTCTTGCAGAGCGTTCGGGAGTCATGGTGGTCGCGGATGAGGCGTACGACCGCATCGTGTTCGACGGGACGAAATTCACCTCCGTTCTGGGTGTCACTGATCTCGCCGAGCATGCGCTGTACGTCCAGACCTTCTCGAAGACATACGCGATGACGGGATGGAGACTTGGCTACGTCGCGGGACCCGCTGAGCTTCTCAAGCCTGTGGCCCGCGTCCACGCGACGATGAACGGCTCGTGCAATGCGTTCGTGCAACGTGCGGCGATGGTCGCGTGTGAGATGGAGAGTTCCAGCCTCACCGCCATGGCTGCTGAGTACGAGCGAAAGAGAGATGTGCTGATCCGTCAGCTTGCGGCTTGTCGGACCTTGACCGTCAGGCGTCCGGAAGGCGCGTTCTATGCACTCGTCGGATACCGCCACTCCTATGACTCGGTGTGGGTCAGTGAGCAGCTGCTCTCCAGGGGCGTCGTGGTCCGTGCGGGGAGCGAGTATGGACCTGACGGCGAGGGATTCATCCGGTTGTCGTTCGCTACGTCGATGGAGCGGCTGGAAACGGCCGTACCGATCATCACCGACTTCTTCGACCGCCTACCTCTGCAGCCATAG
- a CDS encoding Cif family virulence factor has protein sequence MTTSEQTTNDTAETIARFNDACRRRDKEALADVVHDDCLMVSAQPAPDGASYVGKDSCVASWAELLSPSLRVLGEVQTDTDLDAMRRPGVVPTVPRDRRCEAAVDRFR, from the coding sequence ATGACCACATCGGAGCAGACCACCAACGACACCGCCGAGACGATTGCGCGGTTCAACGACGCCTGCCGACGCCGCGACAAGGAGGCATTGGCCGATGTCGTCCATGACGACTGTCTGATGGTGTCGGCCCAGCCGGCACCCGACGGCGCATCGTATGTGGGGAAGGACTCGTGCGTGGCGTCCTGGGCGGAGCTATTGTCCCCATCGCTTCGCGTTCTGGGAGAGGTCCAAACCGACACGGATCTGGACGCAATGCGACGCCCCGGCGTGGTGCCCACAGTGCCACGAGATCGGCGGTGCGAGGCGGCCGTGGACCGGTTCAGGTGA
- a CDS encoding TetR/AcrR family transcriptional regulator, with protein sequence MRSDGRRNRAELLQAAGELVRESGSSVTMNAIAESAGLSVATAYRHFPSLESLFEAYMLDVAHELRTYSLSLETPGSLLLPRVARKWVDLCLVHGPATVHMRSRRGYLARLRQGADYLLALRDALLRPILQAAEAQGLELEVHDEERALFLWNILFDPREILDLHAEMELTAAQCAEQLLAVFEGSLARWVSYR encoded by the coding sequence GTGCGCAGTGACGGTCGACGCAATCGCGCCGAGCTCCTGCAGGCTGCCGGCGAGCTCGTCCGCGAGTCCGGATCCTCGGTCACCATGAACGCAATAGCCGAGAGCGCCGGCCTGTCGGTGGCAACGGCCTATCGTCACTTCCCCAGTCTCGAGTCGCTGTTCGAGGCGTACATGCTGGACGTGGCCCACGAGCTCCGCACCTACAGCCTGAGCCTCGAAACTCCGGGAAGCCTGCTACTGCCGCGCGTTGCACGCAAATGGGTCGACCTGTGTCTCGTACACGGACCCGCCACTGTCCACATGCGCTCGCGCCGGGGATACCTGGCGCGGCTCCGTCAGGGTGCGGACTATCTGCTCGCACTGCGAGACGCCCTGCTGCGCCCCATACTGCAGGCAGCGGAGGCACAGGGCTTGGAGCTCGAGGTCCACGACGAGGAGCGGGCACTTTTCCTGTGGAACATCCTGTTCGACCCTCGAGAGATCCTTGACCTTCACGCCGAGATGGAACTTACCGCCGCGCAGTGTGCCGAACAGCTCTTGGCCGTGTTCGAAGGCTCACTCGCGCGGTGGGTTTCCTACCGCTGA
- a CDS encoding amidase: MPSLHRDDGADLTLLSAVDLVRRFFRRELSPVEVMRWTIERCERINPSLNALVDTLFEDALDQAVQAERRYLHGTARPLEGIPVALKAQQPMKGRPWADGSVALADRVADVDHPIVARIRAAGGIIHARTATPEFCCMPFTHSILWGTTRNPWNPDLSPGGSSGGSVAALASGMTVLATGSDSGGSLRSPASFTGTVGFKPAYGTVATISPANLDPFWQDGALARTVDDCALLHEIIAGQDRSDMSSLPRIGGRPAPTTPVRVAVLTNLGNWRVDHEIVADVTRVSVALAEAGTEVRPAELGWDRVSVNRLADAHFGDHSAADIARLATTSDDLTDYARSFAQRTTEAARHLTPQDRHRETGDMYRQVAELLERVDIIICPTVGITGLTAGEAYLSELPTVDGMRLESLSDINLTRPFNILNRLPAISVPSGRIASSGLPLGIQIVGRPYDEPTVLSFARSVERILRPSRRWPIVARSSPTVPKPRPR, encoded by the coding sequence GTGCCTTCGCTGCACCGAGATGATGGCGCCGATCTGACGCTCCTGTCGGCAGTCGACCTCGTCCGGAGGTTCTTCCGTCGCGAGCTTTCGCCGGTCGAGGTCATGCGCTGGACGATCGAGCGGTGCGAGCGCATCAATCCATCGCTCAACGCACTCGTGGACACCCTTTTCGAGGATGCGCTCGATCAGGCTGTGCAGGCCGAGCGACGGTACCTGCACGGCACGGCTCGACCGCTCGAAGGTATTCCGGTTGCGCTCAAGGCACAGCAGCCGATGAAAGGGCGGCCCTGGGCCGACGGGTCCGTCGCCCTGGCTGACCGTGTTGCGGACGTCGACCATCCGATCGTCGCACGGATCCGTGCGGCCGGTGGGATCATCCATGCTCGGACGGCCACCCCCGAGTTCTGCTGCATGCCGTTCACGCACTCGATCCTCTGGGGTACGACGCGAAACCCGTGGAACCCCGACCTGAGTCCGGGTGGCTCGTCGGGCGGCTCGGTCGCCGCGCTCGCCTCTGGGATGACCGTACTGGCGACCGGCTCGGACAGCGGCGGCTCGCTACGCAGCCCCGCCTCGTTCACCGGCACGGTCGGCTTCAAACCGGCCTACGGGACAGTCGCGACGATCTCGCCCGCCAACCTCGATCCGTTCTGGCAGGACGGAGCGCTCGCACGTACGGTCGATGACTGCGCGCTGCTCCACGAGATCATCGCAGGCCAGGATCGCTCCGACATGAGTTCGCTGCCACGCATCGGCGGACGTCCGGCGCCGACGACGCCGGTACGCGTAGCGGTCCTGACCAACCTTGGCAACTGGCGCGTCGACCACGAAATCGTCGCGGACGTCACCCGGGTGAGTGTTGCTCTCGCCGAGGCCGGGACGGAAGTGCGTCCGGCCGAACTCGGCTGGGATCGGGTGAGTGTCAATCGCCTGGCGGACGCCCACTTCGGCGACCACAGTGCCGCCGACATCGCTCGCCTGGCCACGACCTCGGACGATCTCACCGACTACGCGCGCTCCTTCGCTCAACGGACCACCGAGGCGGCCCGGCACCTCACACCTCAGGACCGTCACCGTGAGACCGGCGACATGTACCGGCAGGTCGCCGAGCTGCTCGAGCGCGTCGACATCATCATCTGCCCGACAGTGGGAATCACCGGGCTGACGGCAGGTGAGGCCTACCTGTCGGAGCTCCCGACCGTGGACGGCATGCGCCTCGAGTCGTTGAGTGACATCAACCTGACCCGACCGTTCAACATCCTCAACCGGCTTCCCGCCATCTCTGTCCCTTCGGGTCGCATCGCGTCGTCGGGACTGCCGCTAGGCATCCAGATCGTCGGCCGACCGTACGACGAGCCGACCGTTCTGTCGTTCGCCAGATCGGTCGAGCGGATCCTGCGACCGTCGCGTCGTTGGCCGATCGTCGCTCGGTCGTCGCCCACGGTCCCCAAACCCAGACCCCGCTGA
- a CDS encoding amidase: MTTTSSRSPGRAAACTASEAARAMERGEFMAVRYVEDVIAAIVEAENGSFVETYPDEAMESARRSDERRGCRPAGPLEGVVFAVKDSVDVRGHASAAGSRSTDGDLLPTADAKVVSRLTDAGAILIGKLVLEELGIGLTAEDSAVPAPRNPWNHERSTGGSSSGCGVAVAAGLVPIAIGSDTAGSIRLPAAHCGVVGLKPSHDLIDRRGVLPLAPSLDDVGVVTRDVEDAALVLRSLLDLSPTGPAPRLEGMRLGVVDLGSAASRRVDAEVSAALARAVAGMRTQGAIIERVDPAPLEVYQRCGATILHAEAYREFRHRLETRGADMHRSTYRRLTSGAHISAAELADARRLRADLTRMFDRTMAHVDALVTITTLSPPGPAIGPDLRDDGSRALSPRMPFNVVGAPAIAVPVGLTSDGMPLSVQLVGARGKDWHLLRIAEAWQREFPTAGGPPRSTRTRRRGKGRVQ, from the coding sequence GTGACGACGACTTCCAGCCGGTCGCCCGGACGGGCGGCGGCCTGCACTGCCAGCGAGGCGGCGCGGGCGATGGAGCGAGGCGAATTCATGGCCGTCCGTTACGTAGAGGACGTCATCGCTGCCATCGTCGAGGCCGAGAATGGCTCGTTTGTCGAGACGTACCCCGATGAGGCCATGGAGAGTGCCCGGAGGAGTGACGAGCGTCGTGGCTGCCGGCCCGCCGGCCCACTCGAGGGTGTCGTATTCGCCGTGAAGGACTCGGTCGACGTGCGCGGACACGCATCGGCAGCTGGCAGTCGTTCGACCGACGGCGACCTGCTGCCGACGGCTGACGCGAAGGTCGTCTCGCGGCTGACAGATGCGGGTGCGATCCTGATCGGCAAGCTCGTGCTGGAGGAGCTCGGCATCGGACTTACGGCGGAGGACTCCGCGGTGCCTGCTCCGAGGAACCCGTGGAACCACGAGCGTTCGACTGGGGGCTCGTCGAGTGGCTGCGGCGTGGCGGTGGCGGCAGGGCTCGTGCCGATCGCAATTGGGAGTGACACCGCGGGCTCGATTCGGCTACCGGCCGCGCACTGCGGAGTCGTGGGCTTGAAGCCCAGCCATGACCTCATCGACCGCCGCGGGGTGCTCCCCCTCGCACCCTCGCTGGACGACGTCGGCGTCGTCACACGGGATGTCGAGGACGCGGCCCTGGTGCTGCGTTCGCTGTTGGATCTGTCGCCGACAGGTCCTGCACCGCGCCTGGAAGGGATGCGCCTGGGTGTCGTCGACCTCGGGTCCGCGGCATCTCGACGGGTCGACGCCGAGGTCTCCGCCGCACTGGCCCGCGCGGTCGCCGGAATGCGCACACAGGGGGCGATCATCGAGCGCGTCGATCCCGCACCGCTCGAGGTCTATCAGCGCTGCGGGGCGACGATCCTGCACGCCGAGGCCTACCGAGAGTTCCGCCACCGTCTGGAGACTCGAGGCGCCGACATGCATCGGTCGACCTACCGGCGGCTGACATCAGGTGCGCACATCTCGGCGGCCGAGCTGGCGGACGCACGTCGACTGCGGGCGGACCTGACACGCATGTTCGACCGGACGATGGCTCACGTCGACGCACTCGTCACGATCACGACGCTTTCGCCTCCGGGTCCGGCGATCGGCCCCGACCTGCGCGACGACGGTTCGAGAGCTCTGTCTCCGCGAATGCCTTTCAACGTTGTGGGCGCACCAGCTATCGCCGTGCCTGTTGGACTGACCTCCGACGGTATGCCGCTGTCGGTCCAGCTCGTCGGCGCCCGTGGCAAGGATTGGCACCTCCTCCGCATCGCAGAGGCCTGGCAGCGTGAGTTCCCGACAGCCGGCGGGCCACCTCGGTCGACACGCACCCGCCGACGTGGCAAGGGTAGGGTCCAGTGA
- a CDS encoding DUF3237 domain-containing protein, whose translation MTVPALFAPTPGADLPVEHVCDMSVDLYEPLPIETPTGLRMTYIAKPGKVTGAISGEILEGGGDWVVVGADGVSRLDIRQTIRTDDGVLIHFAAPGVVRLPADGRERMARGLRVPFTESYIRLTPRFETSDERYRWLAGHVFAAVGELSAGHIDWRIYKII comes from the coding sequence ATGACCGTGCCCGCACTGTTCGCCCCAACCCCCGGGGCCGATCTTCCGGTCGAGCACGTGTGCGACATGTCGGTCGATCTGTACGAGCCTCTGCCTATTGAGACGCCGACGGGTCTGCGCATGACCTACATCGCCAAGCCTGGCAAGGTCACCGGAGCGATCTCGGGCGAGATCCTCGAAGGTGGCGGCGACTGGGTCGTGGTGGGAGCTGACGGCGTGAGTCGATTGGACATCCGACAGACCATTCGCACCGACGATGGAGTACTTATCCACTTCGCCGCTCCCGGTGTCGTCCGTTTACCTGCTGATGGTCGCGAGAGGATGGCACGAGGCCTGCGAGTGCCCTTCACTGAAAGCTATATCCGTCTTACGCCGCGGTTCGAGACCAGCGACGAGCGCTACAGATGGCTCGCTGGCCACGTCTTCGCCGCCGTAGGTGAACTCTCAGCGGGACACATCGACTGGCGCATTTACAAGATCATCTAA